The sequence below is a genomic window from Sorangiineae bacterium MSr12523.
TGCCCTTGTCGGAAAGCTCGTGTTTGAGCGATTGGCTGAAGGCCAACACGAAGGCCTTGCTGCCGCCGTACACGCCATTGAGTATCTCGGGCGAGATGGCTACGATGGATGACACGTTGATGATCGTGCCCCCACCGCGTTCGACGAAGTTCGGCACCGCCGCGTACGTCAATCGCGTGAGCGCGTGCACGTTGATATCGATCATGGCGCTCATCGCACCGATATCGGAACCGAGAAGTGGTGCCGTGGCACCCACGCCGGCATTGTTCACGAGCATCGCGATGTCCGTGTTGGTTCGAAGCTCGTGCTCGACGCGCCCGCTTTCGCCAGGATTGGCCAAGTCCGCAACGAGAACTCCGATCGAGCGGCCGGTCTCGCGCGAAACGCGGTCGGCCACGGCGTGCAGCCGCACTTCATTGCGTGCCACGAGCAGCAAATCGTGGCCACGCCTGGCGAGCCGATCCGCGTAAACGGCGCCGATTCCCGACGACGCGCCGGTGATGAGAGCCGTCCCTTTTGCATTGGTAGACATGAGTCCGTTTCCCTTTCAAAGGGCATTGTGGGGTCGCTTTCGCGTGTCGCAAATGTCATAGATATGACCGTTTAGGACATGGAGAAGAACATGCAACGCGTAGCCTTCATCGTCGCCCCGGACTTTCAGGTCATGAGCTTCGCCGCGCTCTCGGTGTTCGAATTCGCGAACGTCTCGGCGGACGCGCCGCTCTACGACGTTCGCGTTCTCTCGGAAACCGGCGGGCCCGTTCGCAGCTCCATGGGCGTATCCATCGAGACGCGCCGCTTTCGGACACCCGCGTCGTTCGACACCATCATCGTCGGCGGCTCGATGGACATCGTTCCCGCGTCCCCCGCGGTTCTTTCATTCGTGCGCAAAGCCATGAAGAGCGCGCGTCGCGTCGCATCCATCTGCACCGGGGCTTTCATTCTCGCGGAGGCGGGCGTTCTCGACGGCCGTCGGGTGACGACGCATTGGTTC
It includes:
- a CDS encoding SDR family oxidoreductase, with the protein product MSTNAKGTALITGASSGIGAVYADRLARRGHDLLLVARNEVRLHAVADRVSRETGRSIGVLVADLANPGESGRVEHELRTNTDIAMLVNNAGVGATAPLLGSDIGAMSAMIDINVHALTRLTYAAVPNFVERGGGTIINVSSIVAISPEILNGVYGGSKAFVLAFSQSLKHELSDKGIRVHVVIPGATATDFWDIAGRPLAQLSEQIVMSAEALVDASLAGLDQGEFVTIPSLPNSADWDAFEAARQALRPNLSHSEPAARYGVARNR